In Uranotaenia lowii strain MFRU-FL chromosome 2, ASM2978415v1, whole genome shotgun sequence, one genomic interval encodes:
- the LOC129741427 gene encoding uncharacterized protein LOC129741427, with product MKKFRLIMSGKEVRCCVAACLRTSKDVAHMFQFPLDPEACEKWIEYTESAALREQFVLLGVEHLQKTKRMICANHFVESCFVDPDNKSQGLLEGSIPTKSVSDSLEPSKKRKTSAAPLDTEQTKPTNASDSCPKSRRLRNVLKVENTQLLRITDEFLEARASVRKAKRKQIQANEALQKVEHSIKNLKSKMKTFAETNKIKLKRLYDSSEDETLT from the exons atGAAAAAATTTCGCTTAATCATGTCAGGGAAAGAAGTTCGTTGTTGTGTCGCAGCTTGTCTGAGAACAAGCAAAGATGTGGCTCATATGTTTCAATTTCCGCTGGATCCTGAGGC TTGTGAAAAATGGATAGAATACACAGAATCTGCCGCTTTGCGGGAACAGTTCGTTCTGCTAGGAGTAGAACATCTTCAAAAGACTAAACGGATGATATGTGCTAATCACTTTGTGGAAAGTTGTTTCGTAGATCCTGATAATAAATCACAAGG tttacttGAAGGGAGTATTCCTACAAAAAGCGTTTCGGACTCACTAGAGCCTTCGAAAAAGAGAAAGACCAGTGCAGCACCATTGGATACTGAGCAGACTAAACCGACTAACGCATCTGATTCTTGTCCCAAGAGTCGGCGGCTTAGAAACGTCTTGAAAGTCGAGAACACTCAACTTCTTAGAATAACAGATGAGTTTTTGGAGGCACGTGCAAGCGTCAGGAAAGCAAAAAGGAAACAAATCCAAGCCAACGAGGCTTTGCAAAAGGTGGAACattctattaaaaatttaaaatcaaaaatgaaaacatttgcggaaacaaacaaaattaaacttaaacgTTTATATGACAGCTCTGAAGACGAAACTTTAACCTGA